The Methylocaldum marinum genome includes the window CAGGCCCTCATCGCCGCCAAGTGGAATATTCATCTGGGATTGGGGCGCCTGTACCCACTGTTTGATCAGTTCGGGCTTTCCCACCAGCGGGTGCATCGGGACTATGGGCCGCCTCGACCGCGGCTACAGGCGGCCTTCGTGGACGCCCTGGAAAAAAAAGGTGGAGGAAGCCAGGTCTTCGGACCGCGCTCGGGTGGCGCTGGATGAGTTTGCCCTGCGCTCCGTTCCGGATACGCATTACGCTTGGGCCGAGCGGAATACCGCGCCCAGGGTGCCCAGCGACGAACGCCAGCGGACCCGGCTGAATGGTTTTCTGACCGTCGATTTGCACCGGGGGCTCACCGGGGTTCAATTCCGCTCCCAGGGCAAAACCGGCGATGTCGTCTTCGTCGTGGTGCTGACGGTGCTGCGCTACGTACAGCAAGGGTGCCATTGGATCACCCTGATTCTGGACAATGCCCGCACCCATCGGCACGCCCTGGAAGTGGCCG containing:
- a CDS encoding transposase; this translates as MALDEFALRSVPDTHYAWAERNTAPRVPSDERQRTRLNGFLTVDLHRGLTGVQFRSQGKTGDVVFVVVLTVLRYVQQGCHWITLILDNARTHRHALEVAARELLSEIAELAHWPDLKATTVEFPHTPRTRPLSTPPSI